A single genomic interval of Zobellia nedashkovskayae harbors:
- a CDS encoding CmpA/NrtA family ABC transporter substrate-binding protein — translation MKTIFTKASLLATIAAVVMACGGKETKKTDAAATEEAVASKTKQLDIEKPQLTFGFIKLTDMAPLAIAKEKGFFEDEGLFVSVEAQSNWKNVLDRVIDGQLDGSHMLAGQPIAAGAGFGRQAELVTPFSMDLNGNGITVSNDVWSKMKPNVPVGADGKPVHPIKADALKPVITEYKNSGKPFKMGMVFPVSTHNYEIRYWLAAAGIHPGMYTADNVQGQIDAEVLLSVTPPPQMPATLESGTIYGYCVGEPWNQQAVFKGIGVPVVTNYDIWKNNPEKVFVMTKKFVTDNPNTAIAVTKAMIRAGKWLDEPSNRAEAVKILSMSQYVGAPEEVLANSMTGTFEFEKGDKRDMPDFNVFYKYNATYPFYSDGIWFLTQMRRWGQIPETKTTEWYSETIKDIYRPDIWKKAADLLVAEGQIPAADVPETDGYKAATTDFIDGTSYDAKDPIGYINSFSIGNKD, via the coding sequence ATGAAAACCATTTTTACAAAAGCATCATTACTAGCAACTATAGCTGCAGTAGTTATGGCTTGTGGAGGAAAAGAAACAAAAAAGACAGATGCAGCCGCTACGGAAGAAGCAGTCGCTTCAAAAACAAAACAACTAGATATTGAAAAACCACAACTTACGTTCGGTTTTATCAAACTAACAGATATGGCACCTCTAGCCATTGCAAAGGAAAAAGGATTCTTTGAAGATGAAGGCCTCTTTGTTTCCGTTGAAGCACAATCCAACTGGAAAAATGTTTTAGACCGTGTTATTGATGGTCAATTAGATGGCTCGCATATGTTAGCAGGTCAGCCTATTGCCGCTGGTGCAGGTTTTGGAAGACAAGCTGAATTGGTGACTCCTTTTTCAATGGATTTAAATGGAAATGGAATTACCGTTTCTAATGATGTTTGGTCTAAAATGAAGCCTAATGTACCTGTTGGGGCAGATGGTAAACCAGTGCATCCTATTAAAGCAGATGCCTTAAAGCCTGTAATTACGGAATACAAAAATAGCGGTAAGCCTTTTAAAATGGGAATGGTATTTCCTGTTTCAACACACAATTATGAAATACGTTATTGGTTAGCTGCTGCCGGAATTCACCCAGGTATGTATACTGCGGATAATGTTCAAGGTCAAATAGATGCTGAGGTTTTACTATCTGTTACACCTCCGCCACAAATGCCGGCCACTTTAGAGTCTGGTACTATTTACGGCTACTGTGTAGGTGAGCCTTGGAATCAGCAAGCGGTTTTTAAAGGTATTGGTGTACCTGTAGTAACCAACTATGATATCTGGAAAAACAACCCTGAAAAGGTATTTGTAATGACGAAGAAATTCGTAACGGATAACCCAAATACTGCAATTGCAGTTACCAAAGCAATGATTCGTGCAGGAAAATGGTTAGATGAACCATCAAATAGAGCAGAAGCAGTAAAAATTCTTTCCATGTCTCAGTACGTTGGTGCACCAGAAGAGGTATTAGCCAATTCTATGACGGGTACTTTTGAATTTGAAAAAGGGGATAAAAGAGATATGCCAGATTTCAATGTGTTCTACAAGTACAATGCTACCTATCCTTTCTACTCAGATGGTATTTGGTTCTTGACACAAATGCGCAGATGGGGACAAATTCCTGAAACAAAAACTACAGAATGGTATAGCGAAACGATCAAAGATATTTATCGTCCTGACATCTGGAAAAAAGCAGCAGATTTACTAGTTGCCGAAGGACAAATTCCTGCAGCGGATGTTCCTGAAACGGATGGCTATAAAGCAGCAACAACAGATTTCATTGACGGTACCTCTTATGATGCAAAAGACCCAATTGGTTACATCAATAGTTTCTCAATCGGAAACAAAGATTAA
- a CDS encoding ABC transporter permease: MEQDITLKKEGQGLAFLKTLVAKFTPKFQKGDLLPWLKKSGITLLSILLFLGLWHMGSKALYNKEANYKIEKALTEQGQAAADAERDCIASGDSSCQPNTLPSPTQVWASLQTLIADHKVINADKAAFNEKMAATNAKLVAQGKNAIVYTGRASFVDIVLTSIKTVFAGFLLALLIAVPIGVVIGLSPSLRSAFNWFIQIFKPVSPVVWYLLVFMIVKTLYIGDSSDNAFVISFISVGLCAMWATLVNTAMGVSSVDKDYINVAKVLKLGTFQKIFKVILPSSLPLIFTGLRITLSVAWMVLIAIELLAQSQGLGLFVWEEFQNGANDSNAKIIVAMFVIGIIGFLLDRIMLSVQNMVSFNKNEGV, from the coding sequence ATGGAACAAGACATCACATTAAAAAAAGAAGGACAAGGCCTAGCGTTTTTAAAAACTTTGGTAGCCAAATTTACTCCTAAGTTTCAAAAGGGAGATTTATTACCATGGCTTAAAAAATCGGGCATTACCTTACTATCTATCCTGTTATTTTTAGGGCTCTGGCACATGGGTTCTAAAGCATTATATAATAAAGAGGCGAATTACAAAATCGAAAAAGCATTGACAGAACAAGGTCAGGCAGCTGCTGATGCAGAACGTGATTGTATCGCTTCCGGCGATAGTAGTTGCCAGCCTAATACTTTGCCGTCTCCTACTCAGGTTTGGGCGTCGTTGCAAACTTTAATTGCAGATCATAAGGTAATTAATGCAGATAAAGCCGCTTTTAATGAAAAGATGGCCGCAACAAACGCCAAATTAGTAGCACAAGGTAAAAATGCTATTGTTTATACCGGTCGTGCCTCGTTTGTTGATATTGTGCTTACAAGTATAAAAACGGTTTTTGCAGGTTTCTTATTGGCCCTTTTAATTGCGGTACCCATTGGTGTTGTAATAGGTTTGAGTCCATCATTACGGAGTGCTTTTAATTGGTTCATACAAATCTTTAAACCGGTTTCTCCTGTAGTTTGGTACTTGCTTGTGTTCATGATCGTAAAAACTTTGTACATCGGTGATAGCTCTGATAATGCTTTTGTGATTTCATTTATAAGTGTAGGCCTGTGTGCCATGTGGGCCACTTTGGTTAACACAGCAATGGGTGTCTCCTCCGTAGATAAAGATTATATCAATGTAGCAAAGGTTTTAAAACTAGGAACTTTTCAAAAAATCTTTAAAGTGATTTTACCTTCATCATTACCGTTAATATTTACCGGGTTACGAATCACCCTTTCGGTGGCTTGGATGGTATTGATTGCTATAGAACTATTAGCACAAAGTCAAGGTTTAGGCTTATTCGTTTGGGAGGAATTCCAAAACGGAGCTAACGATTCCAACGCCAAGATTATCGTCGCCATGTTTGTTATTGGTATTATCGGTTTTCTATTAGACAGAATTATGTTAAGTGTTCAGAACATGGTGTCTTTTAATAAAAACGAAGGAGTATAA
- a CDS encoding ABC transporter ATP-binding protein has protein sequence MAYLELNNVYKSYGEGDNRTDVLSNINLSIEEGEFVAIVGFTGSGKTTLVNLINGLLKPTSGEVLFKGEPVVDTSHERGVIFQNYSLLPWLTVGQNVYMAVKEAFPKENKAFLMKRVKDYVGMVSLTPAINKRPKELSGGMRQRVAVARALAMNPEMIIMDEPLGALDALTRGNLQDEILNIWSQDKRTALLITNDVDEGIYMADRIIPLKPGPNATLGPEFKIDIERPRDKTAMNDNPNFKKTRNAIIEYLMDIGEARKSVSNETYELPDIAPKSFVA, from the coding sequence ATGGCATACTTAGAATTAAATAACGTCTACAAATCCTACGGAGAAGGAGATAACCGAACGGATGTACTATCCAACATTAACCTTTCTATAGAAGAAGGGGAGTTTGTAGCCATTGTAGGTTTTACAGGCAGCGGTAAAACAACCTTGGTAAACTTAATTAACGGCCTATTAAAACCCACAAGTGGCGAGGTTTTATTTAAAGGAGAACCGGTAGTTGATACCAGTCATGAAAGAGGGGTTATTTTTCAGAACTACTCTTTGTTACCGTGGTTAACCGTTGGACAGAACGTATATATGGCGGTAAAAGAGGCTTTTCCAAAAGAGAACAAGGCTTTTCTAATGAAAAGAGTAAAGGACTATGTTGGGATGGTAAGCTTAACACCGGCCATTAATAAAAGACCCAAAGAATTATCTGGGGGAATGCGCCAACGTGTTGCGGTTGCAAGGGCCTTAGCGATGAATCCGGAAATGATAATCATGGACGAGCCTTTAGGCGCTTTAGATGCCTTGACTCGAGGAAATTTACAAGATGAAATATTGAATATCTGGAGCCAAGACAAGCGTACGGCTTTATTGATTACTAATGATGTGGATGAGGGTATTTATATGGCAGATAGAATTATCCCTTTAAAACCGGGTCCCAATGCTACTTTAGGTCCAGAATTTAAAATTGATATTGAACGGCCTCGTGATAAAACCGCAATGAATGACAATCCTAATTTCAAAAAGACTAGAAATGCCATCATAGAATATTTAATGGATATTGGTGAGGCACGTAAATCGGTTTCTAACGAAACCTATGAGCTTCCTGATATAGCACCTAAAAGTTTTGTGGCCTAA
- a CDS encoding ABC transporter ATP-binding protein — MSTETILNKGTTQNGIVFPSKVMLDLSNLKKVYPTPKGDYVVLENLNLQIMKEEFVTIIGHSGCGKTTMLSMIAGLNPISGGNIAVLGNPVKGPGPDRGVIFQSPSLMPWMTALENVLLGVNQVFPHATKAQRKDIAKYYLHKVGLDGAFDKKAIELSQGMQQRVGIARAFAIKPKVLLLDEPFGMLDSLTRGELQDILIEIWNKEKITAVMITHDVDEAIFLADRVVMMTSGPSAKIGDILDIEFERPRTRKSVLEHDDYYTYRKHLIDFLEH; from the coding sequence ATGAGCACAGAAACCATACTTAACAAAGGCACAACGCAGAACGGAATTGTATTCCCTTCAAAAGTGATGCTTGATTTATCTAACCTAAAGAAAGTGTACCCTACACCTAAAGGTGACTATGTGGTACTGGAAAATTTAAACCTTCAGATTATGAAGGAAGAATTTGTGACCATCATCGGGCATTCGGGCTGTGGAAAAACTACTATGCTTTCTATGATTGCAGGCTTGAATCCTATTTCTGGTGGAAACATTGCCGTTCTAGGAAACCCTGTTAAAGGGCCGGGACCAGATCGTGGCGTTATTTTTCAATCTCCCAGTTTAATGCCTTGGATGACCGCTTTGGAAAATGTGCTTTTAGGCGTGAACCAGGTATTTCCTCATGCTACCAAAGCACAACGCAAAGATATTGCCAAATACTACTTACATAAGGTAGGTCTTGATGGCGCTTTTGATAAAAAAGCTATTGAATTGTCACAAGGTATGCAGCAACGTGTTGGTATTGCAAGAGCTTTTGCAATTAAGCCTAAAGTGCTGTTGTTGGATGAGCCTTTTGGAATGCTTGATTCTTTAACCCGAGGAGAATTGCAAGATATATTAATTGAAATCTGGAACAAAGAGAAAATTACTGCGGTGATGATTACCCATGATGTGGACGAGGCTATTTTCTTGGCCGATCGGGTAGTAATGATGACCAGTGGGCCAAGTGCAAAAATCGGGGATATTCTTGATATCGAATTTGAAAGACCGCGTACTCGAAAGTCGGTACTAGAACATGACGACTACTACACCTATAGAAAACATTTGATTGACTTTTTAGAACATTAA
- a CDS encoding alginate export family protein, translating into MKRQYTLITLLVLSIQFATAQFELDGEFKPRTEYRNGFGSIIPDAADAGFAIATRLRLNAGYQTEAFKFYMSLQDVMVWGENRQLKPEDSNNSFSVFQAWADIKLSEGFSTKIGRQMLVYDDQRILGGVDWAMQARNHDAALLKYSKGKLMIDLGLAFNQDFTATTANPGGFQSAGTAYNTTGFFSYKSMQYLYLKHKGEAFSISGLILNNGFQNFTGEADALVADGVSNLITLGTHLDYKKGSFGAAFNGYLQTGERQNSVDVSGAYLLGLDLSYKVSKGVSLGLGAEIISGNDASTTDKTEAFFPLYGTNHKFNGFMDYFYVGNHANSIGLTDIHASAKFALSETSSLLVKVLNFSGEQELGSGEKSLGTEVDLVFAKNFKGYGLAIGYSQMFASDGMYELKGITEDAAGSVQNWAWVQLTMKPKFLNTAKK; encoded by the coding sequence ATGAAAAGACAGTACACATTAATAACCCTACTAGTCCTATCGATTCAGTTTGCTACTGCACAATTTGAACTCGATGGGGAGTTTAAGCCCCGTACCGAATACCGTAACGGTTTCGGTAGTATTATTCCAGATGCTGCAGATGCGGGCTTTGCAATCGCTACGCGATTACGTTTGAACGCGGGCTACCAAACGGAAGCGTTTAAATTTTATATGAGTCTTCAAGACGTTATGGTTTGGGGAGAAAACAGACAATTAAAACCTGAGGACAGTAATAATTCGTTTTCTGTTTTTCAAGCATGGGCAGATATCAAATTAAGTGAAGGGTTCTCTACAAAAATAGGTCGCCAAATGCTTGTATATGATGACCAAAGAATTCTTGGTGGAGTTGACTGGGCTATGCAAGCACGTAATCATGATGCAGCTTTATTAAAGTATAGCAAAGGAAAGTTAATGATAGATCTTGGTCTGGCTTTTAATCAAGATTTTACAGCTACCACTGCAAATCCGGGAGGATTTCAGTCTGCAGGCACGGCTTATAATACCACGGGATTCTTCTCGTATAAAAGTATGCAGTACTTATACTTAAAACATAAAGGAGAAGCCTTTTCTATTAGCGGTCTCATATTGAACAACGGTTTCCAGAATTTTACAGGCGAAGCAGATGCACTTGTAGCGGATGGTGTTAGCAATTTAATTACTTTAGGTACGCACTTAGACTATAAAAAAGGAAGCTTTGGAGCTGCATTTAATGGGTATTTGCAAACCGGGGAGCGCCAAAATAGTGTAGATGTTAGCGGGGCATATCTTTTAGGATTAGACCTAAGCTACAAAGTATCAAAAGGTGTTTCTTTAGGGCTTGGAGCTGAGATTATTAGCGGAAACGATGCAAGCACCACAGATAAGACAGAAGCTTTCTTTCCATTATACGGAACCAATCATAAATTCAATGGGTTTATGGATTATTTCTACGTAGGTAATCATGCCAACTCAATAGGACTTACAGATATTCATGCTAGTGCCAAATTTGCACTAAGTGAAACTTCTAGCTTATTGGTGAAAGTTTTGAATTTTAGTGGAGAACAAGAATTGGGAAGTGGTGAAAAATCACTTGGTACCGAAGTTGACTTGGTTTTTGCTAAAAACTTCAAAGGATACGGATTGGCCATAGGGTATTCGCAAATGTTTGCTAGTGATGGCATGTACGAATTAAAGGGAATTACTGAAGATGCTGCCGGTAGTGTTCAAAACTGGGCATGGGTACAATTGACCATGAAACCTAAGTTTTTAAACACTGCAAAAAAATAG